The genomic segment TTCCCATACTATCAGAAACTAAACGACTCATTTCATTTAGCTGTTTGGAATCTATGGAAGTAAATAAATTCAAATAAGGATGCTGTTTAAAAATCATAACAACTTCTTCTAAGGCAGTGTTACCTGCTCTTTCTCCTATTCCATTTATTGTACATTCTATTTGTCTAGCACCATTTACAGCCCCAGCAATAGAATTTGCAGTAGCCATACCAAGATCATTATGACAATGGCATGATAAAATGACATTTTCAATTCCTTTTACATTTTCTTTTAAGTACTTTATTTTCGCTCCATATTCTTCAGGCAAACAATAGCCTGTAGTGTCTGGTATATTCAAAACAGTAGCACCTGATTTTATAACTTCTTCACAAACTTTTGCTAAAAAAGCATTGTCCGTTCTACCCGCATCTTCTGCATAAAACTCAACATCTTCGACAAATGTTTTAGCATAAGCAACTGCTGATTTTGCTCTATAAATTATATCTTCCCTTGTCGTATTTAACTTGTGAATAATATGGGATTCTGAAGTACCAATTCCTGTGTGAATACGAGGTTTTTTAGCATATTGTAAAGCCGATGCAGCAACCTCAATGTCATTTTTTACAGCCCTAGTTAAACCACAAACTGTGGCATTTTTAACTATCTTACTAATTTCTGAAACTGATAAAAAATCGCCTGGACTTGACACTGGAAAACCTGCTTCAATTATATCAACTCCCATTTCATCTAACCTACTTGCAATAATGAGTTTTTGAGCGGTATCTAGTTTACAACCAGGGACCTGTTCTCCATCTCTAAGTGTAGTATCAAAAATTTGAACTTTTTCCTTATTCATTTTATTTTATTTAATGTAATTTCACATCTTATAACAAAATTATCTTTATCAACTTGGTTTTAAAATCTATTTAAAGTTTATTTACTGCGCATAAAGAACTTAATTATAGCGTAAGTATTTGATAATTAAATATTTAAATCTTATAATTTTACAATGGCTAACCATCAAAAAGATTTCTTATTTGTACTAATAAAATCGCTTTCAAAGTCGGAAAAACGTCAGTTTAAGATTTTCGCTAGTCGATTGGAAACTAGTTCGAATACTAAATTCATAGAATTATTTACAATTTTAGATAAATCTGAAGTCTATGATGAAAAAGTTATTTTAAAAAGTGGAAGTATTAAAAAAATTCAATTATCCAATTTAAAGTCCTATTTATACAAGCAAATATTAGTGAGCATTCGTTTGAATATTCCTAATCAAAACATGCGTTATCAGTTACGAGAACAGATTGATTTTGCTACAATTTTATACAATAAAGGACTGTACAAACAAAGTTTGAAAATTTTAGACAAGACTAAGCTTCTTGCCATCGAGAATGACGAGAAAAATATGGCTTATGAAATTGTTGAATTTGAAAAACTAATCGAGTCACAATACATTACAAGAAGTATTCAAGGAAGAGCAGATGAATTAGTAATCCAAGCCAAAGAATTGAATTATAGCAATACAATTTCTAGCAAATTATCTAATTTATCGCTCCAGCTATATGGAATAATGTTAAAAACTGGCTATGTGAAAAATGATGACGAACTTCAATACATAGACAATTATTTTAATAAACATATTGCAAAATTTGATGAAAATAAGTTTGGGTTTAGAGAAAAATATTGGTTTTATAATGCCAATTTATGGCGAAGTTTTCTTGTTCAAGATTTTTTATCATGCTACAAATACGCACACAAATGGGTAACTCTTTTTTATGATAACCCTACTATGATTAGTTTAAATCCAGTATTTTATTTAAAAGGAAACCACTATTTATTAGAGTCTCTTTTTATGTTGAAATACAAGACTAACTTTAAAAAGTATCTTGAAAAACTGGAACAAACCATTAATGATGACAAATTCCCTGTAAATGATAATGTATCCTCTTTGTCATTCTTATATTTATATAACAACAAATTAAACTTTCATATTCTTGAAGGAAGTTTTGCAGAAAGCGAATATTTGATTCCTGAAGTATTATATAAAATGAAAAAGCATAGTGATCATTTAGACGAACACCATGAAATGCTTTTTTATTATAAAATTGCGTGTATCTATTTTGGCAATGAAAAATACACTGAATCCTTAGTATATCTTGATAAAATTATCAATAACAAAAATCTTAGTATGCGTGAGGATTTAATGTGCTTTTCACGACTTCTCTACTTAATTCTACATTATGAGCTTGGAAATGATTACTACCTAGAAAATCAATTAAAAAGCACCTATAAATTTCTTTTAAAAATGAATGATCTCAACGAAGTTCAAAAAGAAATTATTCGATTCTTAAAAAACTTAAATTCGATTTATCCTGGCGATTTAAAAAAGGAATTCATTAAAATGAAAGAACATTTTATTGAATTAGAGAAAAACACCTATGAAAAACGTGCGTTTTTATATTTGGACATCATTTCTTGGTTAGAAAGCAAAATTGAAAACAAAAAAATAGCCTTAATAATTAAAGAAAAAGCTAAACTAAATAATAGATAACCGTCTATTAATAAGCGATTAAGTCTAATAATGCTTTTTCAAATCGTCCTAGAGGCAAGTATTGATCTTCTAATGCCTTCGTGAATGGAATTGGACTTTCTAAACTCGCCACTCTAACCACTGGAGCATCTAAATACTCAAAACAATTCTCCATAATTAAGGCAGAAATATCACTTGAAATACTTCCGAAAAGTGAGTCTTCTTGATAAATAATTGCCTTACCCGTTTTTTTAACAGAATCAAATATAGTTGCAGTATCTAGAGGTTGAAGCGTTCTCAAATCAATCAAATCTACTGAAAGGTCAGTGTGTTTTTCTAATGTTTCCAATGCCCAATGGACAGCAGCACCAAAAGAAATTATAGTTACCGCTTCTCCTTCTTTCACAAGTGCCGCTTTTCCAAATGGTAGTGTATAATACTCATCAGGTACATCCTGATAAATGCTACGATATAATTTCTTGTGTTCAAAAAACAAAACTGGATTTGGATCGTTAATAGCAGTATTTAATAACCCCTTTGCGTCATACGGAAAAGCTGGATAAACTACTTTTAATCCAGGGGTTTTAGTAAACCAAGCTTCATTAGTTTGAGAGTGAAAAGGTCCGGCTTGAGTTCCAGCACCACAAGGCATTCGTATAACTACATCAGCTTTTTCAAGCCAACGATAATGTGATTTAGCCAATAAGTTGACTATAGGATTAAATCCTGTGGATACAAAATCAGCAAACTGCATTTCTACTACAGATTTATATCCATTAATAGATAATCCCATCCCAGCAGAGACAATAATACTTTCGCAAATTGGGGTATTTCGAACCCTATCTTTTCCAAAAAGTGGTACAAAACCATCTGTTATTTTAAATGCCCCACCATATTCTGCAATGTCTTGCCCCATAATAACTAGATTATCATGGCGCTGCATAGATTGTTTAAGACTGCTACTTATCGCATCAATAAAACGTATATTTGAAACATTTGAATTAGCATTAATTAACTCAAAATCATACCCTTTATACACATCATCTAGCTCATCACTATAAAATGCCTCTATATCAGGTTCGCTATTTACAATAGCCCAACTTTCATCAATCTCTTTTTTAAAATGGGATGTAATTTCTAAATCAATGCTTTCAGTTAAAATATTTAACTGTATTAAATACTTTTTAAAATTTTCAACAGGATCTTTTTCTTCCCATAAATCCAGTAATTCTTTCGGAACGTACTTAACTCCACTTGCCTCTTCATGCCCCCTCATTCTGAATGTCTTAAATTCAAGTAGAATTGGACGAGGATGAGTCTCCATTGATTTCTTTAAATCTGAAATTAAATGATACACCTCAAGTACATTATTTCCATCTACAATATAACTTTCCATTCCGTAACCAATTCCTTTATCGGCTAAATTCTCACAACGATATTGCTCATTAGTTGGTGTTGACAAGCCATATCCATTATTCTCAATTACAAAAAGAACGGGTAAATCCCAAACAGATGCAACATTTAAAGCTTCATGAAAATCACCTTCTGAAGTAGCACCTTCGCCTGTAAAAACAGCGGTAATTTTACCATTATTGGACAATTTATTAGCTAAAGCTATCCCATCAGCAACTCCTAATTGCGGACCTAAATGAGATATCATTCCTATAATTTTATACTGCTGGCTTCCAAAATGAAAACTTCTATCTCTTCCTTTGGTAAACCCATTTGCTTTTCCTTGCCATTGCGAAAACAATCGGTACAAGGGGATGTTTCGTGAGGTAAAAACCCCAAGATTTCTGTGCATTGGTAGAATGTATTCGTCTTGATCTAAAGCTGCTGTAATTCCTACAGATATTGCTTCTTGACCAATTCCAGAAAACCATTTTGATACTTTTCCTTGACGAATGAGCACCAACATTTTTTCTTCAATCATTCGTGGCTTTAGAATACTTTTATAAAGTTCAAGTAATTGATTGTCTCCTAACGTACCTCTATTAAATTTCATCGTTTAAAATTTGTCATAAAATTATAACATTTTTTTATTTTAATGTTGTAAAAATATATTCAGACAAAAAAAATAGAAAATTTAATCCCAAATAATTATTTACATTTGTAGATGTAAGTGGTCATACCAAAACATTATTTATAAAAACAACTATGCAAAAAATTCCTAGTGTTGACTTGCGTGATTTCCTGTCGGATGATCCGACACGTAAACAAAAATTTGTAAATGAAATCGGAAGAGCCTATGAAGATATTGGCTTCGTAGCACTAAAAGGTCATTTTTTAGATGATCAATTAGTAGAAAATCTATACAGTGAAGTGCGAAGTTTCTTTTCGTTACCACTAGAAACCAAATCAAAATATGAAATTCCAGGAATTGGAGGTCAAAGAGGCTATGTTTCTTTTGGAAAAGAACATGCTAAAGGTCGTTCTGCTGGAGATTTAAAAGAGTTTTGGCATTTTGGGCAATACGTAAGTGACGATTCAAAGTACGCTAACGAATATCCTAAAAATGTTACAGTTAACGAATTGGCTAATTTCAATTCAACTGGAAAAGAAGCGTATCAAATGCTTGAAAAAACAGGTATATATGTTTTAAGAGCATTGGCTTTACACATAGGATTAGATGAATTTTATTTCGATAATTTTATCAAAGACGGAAACAGTATTCTTCGACCAATCCACTACCCTCCTATAACCGACGAACCTAAAGACGGTGCAGTTCGTGCTGCAGCTCATGGAGACATCAACTTGATTACGCTTTTAATGGGTGCTCAAGGAAAAGGATTACAAGTACAAAATCATAACGGAGATTGGATTGATGCTATGGCACAGCCTGACGAGTTAATGATTAATGTGGGGGATATGTTATCAAGACATACCAACAACAAATTAAAATCGACCATTCATCAAGTAGTAAATCCACCAAGAGAATTGTGGGGAACTTCTCGTTATTCTATTCCGTTTTTCATGCATCCTGTTAGCGATATGCCGCTGAATTGTTTGGAACAATGCATTGATGCAACACATCCAAAACAATTTGATGACATTACAGCTGGCGAATATTTGAATGAACGATTAGTGGAATTAGGATTGATTAAGAAATAGAGTTAATCAGATTTTTATAATTTATTTAGAACACAGATTGAAGAAATTTCTATAATTTTTAAAATCTGTGTTCTAATTTATATCTCTAATACATACGAAAAATGGACCTACAAGATCAATTAAAAAACCTATTTCCTGATCATCAAATTTCAAATGAACCTGAAGATACTCTCGAAAACGAACATGAATTATTCGTTCAAGCTGAGCCTATGATTTGCAAA from the Flavobacterium ammonificans genome contains:
- a CDS encoding 2-isopropylmalate synthase; its protein translation is MNKEKVQIFDTTLRDGEQVPGCKLDTAQKLIIASRLDEMGVDIIEAGFPVSSPGDFLSVSEISKIVKNATVCGLTRAVKNDIEVAASALQYAKKPRIHTGIGTSESHIIHKLNTTREDIIYRAKSAVAYAKTFVEDVEFYAEDAGRTDNAFLAKVCEEVIKSGATVLNIPDTTGYCLPEEYGAKIKYLKENVKGIENVILSCHCHNDLGMATANSIAGAVNGARQIECTINGIGERAGNTALEEVVMIFKQHPYLNLFTSIDSKQLNEMSRLVSDSMGMMVQPNKAIVGANAFSHSSGIHQDGVIKNRATYEIIDPLDVGVNESSIVLTARSGRAALAYRAKKVGYELTKIQLDIAYTEFLKFADIKKEVLDHDIHQIVEACNCLEV
- a CDS encoding alpha-ketoacid dehydrogenase subunit alpha/beta; this translates as MKFNRGTLGDNQLLELYKSILKPRMIEEKMLVLIRQGKVSKWFSGIGQEAISVGITAALDQDEYILPMHRNLGVFTSRNIPLYRLFSQWQGKANGFTKGRDRSFHFGSQQYKIIGMISHLGPQLGVADGIALANKLSNNGKITAVFTGEGATSEGDFHEALNVASVWDLPVLFVIENNGYGLSTPTNEQYRCENLADKGIGYGMESYIVDGNNVLEVYHLISDLKKSMETHPRPILLEFKTFRMRGHEEASGVKYVPKELLDLWEEKDPVENFKKYLIQLNILTESIDLEITSHFKKEIDESWAIVNSEPDIEAFYSDELDDVYKGYDFELINANSNVSNIRFIDAISSSLKQSMQRHDNLVIMGQDIAEYGGAFKITDGFVPLFGKDRVRNTPICESIIVSAGMGLSINGYKSVVEMQFADFVSTGFNPIVNLLAKSHYRWLEKADVVIRMPCGAGTQAGPFHSQTNEAWFTKTPGLKVVYPAFPYDAKGLLNTAINDPNPVLFFEHKKLYRSIYQDVPDEYYTLPFGKAALVKEGEAVTIISFGAAVHWALETLEKHTDLSVDLIDLRTLQPLDTATIFDSVKKTGKAIIYQEDSLFGSISSDISALIMENCFEYLDAPVVRVASLESPIPFTKALEDQYLPLGRFEKALLDLIAY
- a CDS encoding isopenicillin N synthase family dioxygenase, with the translated sequence MQKIPSVDLRDFLSDDPTRKQKFVNEIGRAYEDIGFVALKGHFLDDQLVENLYSEVRSFFSLPLETKSKYEIPGIGGQRGYVSFGKEHAKGRSAGDLKEFWHFGQYVSDDSKYANEYPKNVTVNELANFNSTGKEAYQMLEKTGIYVLRALALHIGLDEFYFDNFIKDGNSILRPIHYPPITDEPKDGAVRAAAHGDINLITLLMGAQGKGLQVQNHNGDWIDAMAQPDELMINVGDMLSRHTNNKLKSTIHQVVNPPRELWGTSRYSIPFFMHPVSDMPLNCLEQCIDATHPKQFDDITAGEYLNERLVELGLIKK